A single window of Archangium gephyra DNA harbors:
- a CDS encoding response regulator, producing the protein MKPDAEQPFIRILLVEDDEDDFVLTRDALRTISKGRMVLEWVDNGAQALAELKTGRHDVCLLDYRLDASTGLELLERMRQQGWLGPVILLTGMSDEALDEQALKAGAADFLDKSQLTPTLLARSIRYALQHARTLEALRRSQASFRALIERLPDGIGVTQDERLVYANPALVSLIGLSSADELLGGSRTELEALFIHAESRALLPRDDQAGAEAKGPPPPMEIRMVRKNGTPVFVELAHAPSVFDGQPCIVWLVRDLTERRQMEARLVRADRMASLGTLAAGIAHEINNPLAFTVANLSHLESDVLPRLKLPTGEQDDVRKLVSDAQFGATRVRDIVRQLKMFSRADEQVRPEPVEVNRVLESAISMASNEIKHRARLVRDFTDQLVAEAHEGRLGQVMVNLLVNAAQAIPEGNVELNEIRVLTRTHAEGLAIEVRDTGSGIPAENLERLFEPFFTTKPVGVGTGLGLPICQDIVTSFGGRMEVESEVGKGSTFRVILRAANVVRPSEAPKEAVVAAASRRGRILVVDDEPMIGMAIRRTLQREHEVIALTSAREAQARLTSGERFDVILCDLMMPEMSGMELHQAVASHSPGLAGRMVFLTGGAFTANARDFLNQVPNHRVEKPFSTQELRGLVQSLLAAAS; encoded by the coding sequence ATGAAACCTGATGCAGAACAGCCCTTCATCCGCATCCTGCTGGTCGAGGATGACGAGGATGACTTCGTCCTGACGCGTGACGCCCTGCGCACCATCAGCAAGGGGCGCATGGTGCTCGAGTGGGTGGACAACGGCGCGCAGGCGCTCGCGGAGCTCAAGACGGGGCGCCATGACGTGTGCCTGCTCGACTACCGGCTCGATGCCAGCACGGGACTCGAGCTGCTCGAGCGGATGCGGCAGCAAGGGTGGCTCGGCCCGGTCATCCTGTTGACGGGCATGAGCGACGAGGCGCTCGACGAGCAGGCCTTGAAGGCCGGGGCCGCGGACTTCCTCGACAAGTCCCAGCTGACGCCGACGCTGCTGGCACGCTCCATCCGCTACGCGCTGCAGCACGCGCGCACGCTGGAGGCGCTGCGCCGCTCCCAGGCGAGCTTCCGCGCCCTCATCGAGCGGCTGCCCGACGGCATTGGCGTGACGCAAGACGAGCGGCTCGTCTATGCGAACCCCGCGCTCGTCTCCCTCATCGGCCTGTCGTCCGCGGACGAGCTGCTGGGCGGCTCGCGGACCGAGCTGGAGGCGCTCTTCATCCACGCCGAGTCGCGTGCGTTGCTCCCCCGGGATGACCAGGCGGGGGCGGAGGCGAAGGGGCCTCCTCCTCCCATGGAGATCCGCATGGTGCGCAAGAACGGGACTCCGGTCTTCGTGGAGCTCGCGCATGCGCCCAGCGTGTTCGACGGCCAGCCCTGCATCGTCTGGCTGGTGAGGGATTTGACGGAGCGCAGGCAGATGGAGGCCCGCCTGGTGCGCGCCGACCGCATGGCCTCGCTCGGGACGCTCGCCGCGGGCATCGCGCATGAGATCAACAACCCGCTGGCCTTCACGGTGGCCAACCTCAGCCACCTGGAGTCGGACGTGCTTCCCCGGTTGAAGCTGCCCACGGGCGAGCAGGACGATGTGCGCAAGCTGGTCTCCGACGCGCAGTTCGGCGCCACCCGGGTGCGTGACATCGTCCGGCAGCTGAAGATGTTCTCGCGCGCGGACGAGCAGGTCCGGCCCGAGCCCGTGGAGGTGAACCGCGTGCTCGAGAGCGCCATCAGCATGGCCTCCAATGAGATCAAGCACCGCGCCCGGCTGGTGAGGGACTTCACGGACCAGCTCGTGGCCGAGGCGCACGAGGGCCGGCTCGGACAGGTGATGGTGAACCTGCTCGTCAACGCGGCCCAGGCCATTCCCGAGGGGAACGTGGAGCTCAATGAGATCCGCGTCCTCACGCGGACCCATGCCGAGGGCCTCGCCATCGAGGTGAGGGACACGGGCTCGGGGATTCCCGCGGAGAACCTGGAGCGGTTGTTCGAGCCGTTCTTCACGACGAAGCCCGTCGGCGTGGGAACGGGGCTCGGCCTGCCCATCTGTCAGGACATCGTCACCAGCTTCGGTGGACGGATGGAGGTGGAGAGCGAGGTGGGCAAGGGGAGCACCTTCCGCGTCATCCTCCGCGCCGCCAACGTCGTGCGCCCGAGCGAGGCCCCGAAGGAGGCCGTGGTGGCCGCGGCGTCCCGGCGCGGCCGCATCCTGGTGGTGGACGACGAGCCGATGATTGGCATGGCCATCCGCCGGACGTTGCAGCGGGAGCACGAGGTCATCGCGCTGACGAGCGCGCGGGAGGCCCAGGCGCGGCTCACCAGCGGAGAGCGCTTCGACGTCATCCTGTGCGACCTGATGATGCCGGAGATGAGCGGGATGGAGCTGCACCAGGCGGTGGCGAGCCACTCGCCCGGGCTGGCCGGGAGGATGGTGTTCCTCACCGGAGGTGCCTTCACGGCGAATGCTCGCGACTTCCTCAACCAGGTGCCCAACCACCGCGTGGAGAAGCCCTTCTCCACCCAGGAGTTGCGCGGGCTGGTGCAGTCGCTGCTGGCCGCTGCCTCGTGA
- a CDS encoding response regulator: MPHRKLVTILMADDDMDDREFARTAMQESRLMNELRFVEDGEELLDYLYRRGAYSDPKSSPRPGLILLDLNMPRKDGREALREIKSDPSLRQIPVVVLTTSKAEEDILRSYDLGANCFISKPVTFDGLVEVVKVLDKHWFQIVELPRPAGPHET; encoded by the coding sequence ATGCCACACCGAAAGCTCGTCACGATCCTGATGGCGGATGACGACATGGACGATCGGGAGTTCGCCCGCACGGCCATGCAGGAGAGCCGGCTCATGAACGAGCTCCGGTTCGTCGAAGATGGGGAGGAGCTGCTCGACTACCTCTACCGGCGCGGCGCCTATTCGGACCCGAAGAGCTCTCCCCGGCCGGGGTTGATCCTCCTGGACCTGAACATGCCCCGCAAGGATGGCCGCGAGGCGCTGCGGGAGATCAAGTCCGACCCCTCGCTCCGGCAGATCCCCGTGGTCGTCCTGACTACATCCAAGGCCGAGGAGGACATCCTCCGCAGCTACGACCTGGGGGCCAATTGCTTCATTTCCAAACCCGTGACTTTCGATGGGCTGGTCGAGGTGGTGAAGGTGCTCGACAAGCACTGGTTCCAGATCGTCGAACTGCCACGTCCCGCTGGTCCCCATGAAACCTGA
- a CDS encoding PAS domain-containing sensor histidine kinase yields the protein METRRSAAGDVLPAEASSSRETTVEELLAVIARLAANEPHVRCRVGEGPLAPLATALNTLSGELDARRIRPDGTFGPEVLVSQSPVAMMACDAEGRIRYMNYTFPGLTLAEVVGRKNTDFTPPEDIEMVQRHVRHVLTTGEPVFYEHRPNIGFGPEWFGVHVAPIRSGGQVVGFTMSLTDISDLKRTQFRLEQSNRELESFASVASHDLQEPLRKIQTFGERLKTTCGAALSPEGRDYLERMNNAAGRMRRLIDDLLSFSRISSKSPTFARVDLARVAREVLMDLETSIEQAGASVTVGELPTLEAEPMQMRQLLQNLLSNSLKFRQEGVAPSVSITATVDEDAGMCELRVADNGIGFDEKYLDRIFNVFQRLHGRGKYEGTGIGLAICRKIAERHGGCIGARSTPGQGATFIVSLPLKPPQPR from the coding sequence TTGGAAACGCGCCGAAGTGCCGCGGGTGATGTTCTCCCCGCCGAGGCCTCCTCGTCCCGGGAGACGACCGTCGAGGAGCTGCTGGCGGTGATCGCCCGGTTGGCGGCGAACGAGCCCCATGTCCGGTGCCGGGTGGGAGAGGGGCCGCTGGCGCCGCTGGCCACGGCGCTCAACACCCTGTCCGGTGAGCTCGATGCGCGCCGCATCCGGCCGGATGGGACGTTCGGCCCGGAGGTACTGGTCTCGCAGTCGCCGGTCGCGATGATGGCGTGCGACGCCGAAGGGCGGATCCGGTACATGAACTACACCTTCCCGGGTCTGACGCTCGCCGAAGTGGTGGGAAGGAAGAACACCGACTTCACCCCACCGGAAGACATCGAGATGGTGCAGCGCCACGTCCGGCATGTGCTCACGACGGGCGAGCCCGTCTTCTACGAGCACCGGCCCAACATCGGCTTCGGCCCGGAGTGGTTCGGCGTGCACGTGGCGCCGATCCGGTCGGGTGGCCAGGTCGTCGGCTTCACCATGAGCCTGACGGACATCTCCGACCTCAAGCGCACCCAGTTCCGCCTGGAGCAGTCCAACCGGGAGCTGGAGAGCTTCGCGTCCGTGGCCTCGCATGACCTGCAGGAGCCGCTGCGGAAGATCCAGACCTTTGGCGAGCGCCTGAAGACGACGTGCGGCGCGGCCCTGAGCCCCGAGGGGCGCGACTACCTCGAGCGGATGAACAACGCCGCGGGCCGCATGCGCCGGTTGATCGACGACCTGCTCTCCTTCTCGCGCATCTCCTCCAAGTCCCCCACCTTCGCCCGCGTGGACCTCGCGCGGGTCGCCCGGGAGGTGCTGATGGACCTCGAGACGTCCATCGAGCAGGCGGGCGCGTCGGTGACGGTGGGCGAGCTGCCCACGCTCGAGGCCGAGCCGATGCAGATGCGGCAGCTGCTCCAGAACCTCTTGAGCAACTCCCTCAAGTTCCGCCAGGAGGGCGTGGCGCCCTCCGTCTCCATCACGGCCACGGTGGATGAGGACGCGGGGATGTGCGAGCTGCGGGTGGCCGACAACGGCATCGGCTTCGACGAGAAGTACCTCGACCGCATCTTCAATGTCTTCCAGCGGCTGCACGGGCGGGGCAAGTACGAGGGCACGGGAATTGGTCTGGCGATCTGCCGGAAGATCGCCGAGAGACACGGTGGGTGCATTGGCGCGCGGAGCACTCCCGGCCAGGGGGCGACCTTCATCGTCTCCCTGCCCCTCAAACCGCCCCAACCCAGGTAG
- a CDS encoding MBL fold metallo-hydrolase, translated as MSEAIAGMPPPPPVAATRPASVVVPYRRTPEGVEVFWVRREKALAFAGGFYAFPGGKVDKTDALVPVRGATGQDAALRVAAARELLEEAGVLVAEGARRLSPEDVREARSALLEKRSTWSELLQRHGLVLRAEDFPDAGRWVTPEFAPVRFDTFFYLVEAPEYAQAECWPGELSEAAWVKPADALARWEQGTALLHPPALHVLRVMADFDTPERALARLRDQPDCPDFIAQRIEFHQGVRVFPLRTATLPPATHTNAYVLGNGELLIVDPGADDEAEVDRLLKLVDGLLEEGHRVQAVVLTHHHGDHVGGVRRVTERLKVPLWCHARTADRVEDVQAARLLQDGEVLELAGSPPQRWRVLYTPGHARGHLCLVDERTHAAVVGDMVASVGSIVIDPPEGDMAEYLQQLARLRDLPVTTLHPSHGTAIPDGPGKLQEYLDHRAAREARIVEAVPAEGVTLAEVVERAYSDTPPFLHPVAERSALAVLLKLQGEGRVREAAGRYFRT; from the coding sequence ATGAGTGAGGCCATTGCCGGGATGCCCCCTCCGCCCCCCGTGGCGGCGACGAGGCCCGCGTCGGTGGTGGTGCCCTACCGCAGGACGCCGGAGGGGGTGGAGGTCTTCTGGGTGCGGCGCGAGAAGGCGCTCGCCTTCGCCGGGGGCTTCTATGCCTTCCCGGGCGGCAAGGTGGACAAGACGGATGCGCTGGTGCCGGTGCGCGGGGCCACGGGGCAGGACGCGGCGCTGCGGGTGGCGGCGGCGCGCGAGCTGCTCGAGGAGGCCGGGGTGCTGGTGGCCGAGGGCGCCCGGCGGCTGAGTCCGGAGGACGTGAGGGAGGCCCGCAGCGCGCTGCTGGAGAAGCGGAGCACGTGGTCGGAGCTGCTCCAGCGGCACGGCCTGGTGCTCCGGGCGGAGGACTTCCCGGACGCGGGGCGGTGGGTGACGCCGGAGTTCGCCCCCGTGCGCTTCGACACCTTCTTCTACCTGGTGGAGGCGCCGGAGTACGCCCAGGCCGAGTGCTGGCCGGGGGAGCTGTCGGAGGCCGCGTGGGTGAAGCCGGCCGACGCGCTGGCCCGCTGGGAGCAGGGCACCGCGCTGCTGCACCCGCCCGCGCTGCACGTGCTGCGGGTGATGGCGGACTTCGACACGCCGGAGCGGGCCCTGGCGCGCCTGCGCGACCAGCCGGACTGCCCGGACTTCATCGCCCAGCGCATCGAGTTCCACCAGGGCGTGCGGGTGTTCCCGCTGCGCACGGCCACGCTGCCTCCCGCCACGCACACCAACGCGTACGTGCTGGGCAATGGCGAGCTGCTCATCGTGGACCCGGGCGCGGACGACGAGGCCGAGGTGGATCGGCTGCTGAAGCTGGTGGACGGGCTGCTGGAGGAGGGGCACCGGGTCCAGGCGGTGGTCCTCACGCACCACCATGGGGACCACGTGGGCGGCGTGCGCCGGGTGACGGAGCGGTTGAAGGTGCCGCTGTGGTGCCACGCGCGCACGGCGGACCGGGTGGAGGACGTGCAGGCGGCCCGCCTGCTGCAGGACGGCGAGGTGCTGGAGCTCGCGGGCAGCCCGCCCCAGCGCTGGCGCGTGCTGTACACGCCGGGGCACGCCCGGGGCCACCTGTGCCTGGTGGACGAGCGGACGCACGCGGCGGTGGTGGGCGACATGGTGGCCAGCGTGGGCTCCATCGTCATCGATCCGCCCGAGGGCGACATGGCCGAGTACCTCCAGCAGCTCGCCCGCCTGCGGGACTTGCCGGTGACGACGCTGCACCCCTCGCATGGGACGGCGATTCCAGACGGGCCGGGCAAGCTCCAGGAGTACCTGGACCACCGCGCGGCCCGCGAGGCCCGCATCGTGGAGGCGGTGCCGGCCGAAGGCGTGACGCTCGCCGAGGTGGTGGAGCGGGCGTACTCGGACACACCTCCGTTCCTACACCCCGTGGCGGAACGGAGCGCACTCGCGGTGCTGTTGAAGCTCCAGGGCGAAGGTAGGGTACGGGAGGCCGCTGGCCGTTACTTCCGCACCTGA
- a CDS encoding HD domain-containing protein, with protein sequence MRIRDPIHGTIDVSDEEKAVIDSRYYQRLRHVRQLGFGDLAFPGATHTRHAHSLGAMHVASRVFQAVTGRSTLPSEVRARFSAAVRLAVLCHDLGHMPLSHASERIAPARASLRLPPWLDAVAEGEQATHEDFTAKLLLDSSLTPIIEQRYGPLGITPAAVVGLITGARAPQDPGFSHAGVDWTPLLRAIVSGELDADRMDYLVRDSFYTGVNYGRYDMDWLISNLNPAVKDGRVYLALSRAAAFAFEDFLLSRYHMFVSVYYHHTSVNFDYMLRRYYEEAPGEFEIPSDPEDFLACDDVALWYTLRRSKNPWAERISTRRGFKLLAQFTERDVGYDLEVLRSALVTGGFEHFTVESKGVLSKYFSEGSGPSLFIADMSTGRLTEVARYTPLYQRYSGAVRLSRLYVRPDQIEDARNMMTRLLGQAVQS encoded by the coding sequence ATGCGGATTCGCGACCCCATCCACGGCACCATCGACGTGAGTGACGAGGAGAAGGCCGTCATCGACAGCCGCTACTACCAGCGGCTGCGTCACGTCCGGCAGTTGGGCTTCGGCGACCTGGCCTTCCCCGGCGCCACCCACACCCGGCACGCCCACTCGCTGGGCGCGATGCACGTCGCCTCCCGAGTCTTCCAGGCCGTCACCGGCCGCTCCACCCTCCCCTCGGAGGTCCGCGCCCGCTTCAGTGCCGCGGTGCGTCTGGCCGTGCTGTGTCACGACCTGGGCCACATGCCGCTGTCCCACGCCTCGGAGCGCATCGCCCCGGCCCGGGCCTCCCTGCGGCTCCCCCCCTGGTTGGATGCCGTGGCGGAGGGCGAGCAGGCCACCCACGAGGACTTCACCGCCAAGCTGCTGCTCGACAGCTCGCTCACCCCCATCATCGAGCAGCGCTACGGGCCGCTGGGCATCACCCCCGCGGCGGTGGTGGGCCTCATCACCGGAGCCCGGGCGCCCCAGGATCCTGGCTTCTCGCACGCGGGCGTGGACTGGACGCCGCTGCTGCGCGCCATCGTGTCGGGCGAGCTGGACGCGGACCGCATGGACTACCTGGTGCGCGACTCCTTCTATACGGGAGTCAATTACGGCCGGTACGACATGGACTGGCTCATCTCGAACCTGAACCCGGCGGTGAAGGACGGGCGCGTCTACCTGGCGCTGAGCCGGGCGGCGGCGTTCGCCTTCGAGGACTTCCTCCTCAGCCGCTACCACATGTTCGTCTCCGTCTACTACCACCACACCTCGGTGAACTTCGACTACATGCTGCGGCGCTACTACGAGGAGGCGCCCGGTGAGTTCGAGATTCCCTCGGACCCGGAGGACTTCCTCGCCTGCGACGACGTGGCGCTCTGGTACACGCTGCGGCGCTCGAAGAACCCGTGGGCCGAGCGCATCTCCACGCGCCGGGGCTTCAAGCTGCTGGCGCAGTTCACCGAGCGGGACGTGGGCTACGATCTGGAGGTGCTGCGCAGCGCCCTGGTGACGGGCGGCTTCGAGCACTTCACGGTGGAGTCCAAGGGGGTGCTCTCCAAGTACTTCTCGGAGGGCTCGGGCCCCAGCCTCTTCATCGCGGACATGTCCACCGGCCGGCTGACGGAGGTGGCCCGCTACACGCCGCTCTACCAGCGCTACAGCGGCGCGGTGCGGCTGTCGCGGTTGTACGTGAGGCCGGATCAGATCGAGGACGCGCGCAACATGATGACGCGGCTGTTGGGACAGGCGGTGCAGTCATGA
- a CDS encoding D-alanine--D-alanine ligase family protein, with protein sequence MHIAILYNRDHELLEDDPGREAREDVTRVASALSEALSHGDVHAEPLAVEGAGLEFVDLLARMQPDLVINLCESVAADARGEMVIPCLLDMLGLPYTGSPALSLGLALHKDKAKELLKARGVSTPGFARLDRVEDVATLELPFPLIVKPAREDASVGITSDSVVHDRASLGRAVEAVLRTFHQPALVEQFIPGREIYVPLLGNHPRRALPLTEIRFGKLFEDRPNIVTYAAKWESNSPDYQNTPTAPCLLEDAALEARLVRTAMDAFAALECQDYGRVDLRVTPEGVPYVIDINPNCDLHPEAGFAKAARAAGLDYSALATRLVEIALERAHAHGHPTARRKGPGAPRLPDPSNRNVLAGRNGSRDRARRARASAE encoded by the coding sequence ATGCATATCGCCATCCTGTACAACCGAGACCATGAGCTGTTGGAGGACGACCCGGGTCGGGAGGCGCGAGAAGACGTGACGCGCGTGGCCTCCGCCCTGTCGGAAGCCCTCTCCCACGGGGACGTCCACGCCGAGCCGCTCGCCGTCGAGGGCGCGGGGCTGGAGTTCGTGGACCTGCTCGCCCGGATGCAGCCCGACCTGGTCATCAACCTCTGCGAGTCCGTGGCCGCGGACGCCCGGGGCGAGATGGTCATCCCCTGCCTGCTGGACATGCTGGGGCTGCCCTACACCGGCTCGCCGGCCCTCTCGCTGGGCCTGGCGCTGCACAAGGACAAGGCCAAGGAGTTGCTCAAGGCCCGCGGCGTGTCCACCCCGGGGTTCGCCCGGCTGGACCGCGTCGAGGACGTGGCCACGCTGGAGCTGCCCTTCCCGCTCATCGTCAAGCCCGCGCGCGAGGACGCCAGCGTGGGGATCACCAGCGACTCGGTGGTGCACGACCGGGCCTCCCTGGGCCGCGCCGTGGAGGCCGTGCTGCGCACCTTCCACCAGCCCGCCCTCGTGGAGCAGTTCATCCCCGGGCGTGAAATCTACGTGCCGCTGCTGGGCAACCACCCGCGCCGCGCGCTGCCGCTCACGGAGATCCGCTTCGGCAAGCTCTTCGAGGACCGGCCCAACATCGTCACCTACGCGGCGAAGTGGGAGTCCAACTCGCCCGACTACCAGAACACGCCCACCGCGCCCTGCCTGCTGGAGGACGCCGCGCTCGAGGCCCGCCTGGTGCGGACGGCGATGGACGCCTTCGCCGCCCTCGAGTGCCAGGACTACGGCCGCGTGGACCTCCGGGTGACTCCGGAGGGCGTGCCCTACGTCATCGACATCAACCCCAACTGCGATCTGCACCCCGAGGCGGGATTCGCCAAGGCCGCTCGCGCGGCCGGCCTCGACTACTCCGCCCTGGCCACCCGGCTGGTGGAGATCGCGCTAGAGAGAGCCCATGCCCATGGACATCCGACCGCTCGAAGGAAAGGACCGGGAGCCCCTCGCCTCCCTGATCCGTCGAATCGAAACGTTCTCGCAGGAAGAAATGGGAGTCGCGATCGAGCTCGTCGAGCTCGCGCTTCAGCCGAATAA
- a CDS encoding GNAT family N-acetyltransferase, translated as MGVAIELVELALQPNNPDYKILVADRDGTLVGYVCYGPTPMTEGTYDLYWIASDPAVRGQGIGASLISGMEADLRRIQARIIRVETSATEAYGPTRGFYASMKYTEEARIRDFYKVGDDLIILTKRV; from the coding sequence ATGGGAGTCGCGATCGAGCTCGTCGAGCTCGCGCTTCAGCCGAATAACCCCGACTACAAGATTCTCGTCGCGGACCGGGACGGCACGCTGGTGGGGTACGTGTGCTACGGCCCCACGCCGATGACGGAGGGGACGTACGACCTGTACTGGATCGCCTCCGACCCAGCGGTGCGTGGGCAGGGCATCGGCGCCTCGCTGATCTCCGGCATGGAGGCGGACCTGCGCCGCATCCAGGCCCGCATCATCCGCGTGGAGACGAGCGCCACCGAGGCCTACGGCCCCACCCGCGGCTTCTACGCCTCCATGAAGTACACCGAGGAGGCGCGCATCCGCGACTTCTACAAGGTCGGCGACGACCTCATCATCCTCACCAAGCGGGTCTGA
- a CDS encoding transglutaminase-like domain-containing protein, which produces MRLPRRVLLPVGAALLSLALVQCKKQEPAPEAAPVQVRTQPPQEQAQAPATVSDVLKAPRPQGGEYLGLYLVDKKVGYVFNDLAPVPGRSDRVRSVNELHFKAQVGARLSERVHREERIYESRPGGKLVAFTIEQRGDGGNQTLVGTVTAGGMSVVRKRPGLPDETVNLPATTEVVEDADQVRVALLRQTNVSGSAMDGTDLGTYKVSTTVQPAEERLISGVKVKVGKAVSMSEKEKVPVTAWVAEDGRLLELEYGQTMKARAEPEEMAKRLDMVEVFGLTRVVLPKALPPEAQAIPGQVKLVMENLPEKFQRDTYRQTYQAQPDGRVLVTLSARPPEPRKLAPRPLKDPEGGENLKSSIIVESDSTQIRELATQLVGNEKDAYSAAKKIVEWVATNLKKDYGASADRATDVLRQRKGDCTEHSLLTVSLLRASGIPARRVDGVIYMVNQDGVPALYWHEWVEAFVGEWTQMDPTFNQVVADATHFGVGQEANAEITPLIGTLKVVEVR; this is translated from the coding sequence ATGCGACTTCCCAGAAGAGTCCTCCTTCCCGTGGGCGCCGCGCTGCTGAGCCTGGCGCTCGTGCAGTGCAAGAAGCAGGAGCCCGCGCCCGAGGCGGCCCCCGTCCAGGTCCGGACGCAGCCGCCTCAGGAGCAGGCGCAGGCTCCGGCCACGGTGTCCGACGTGCTCAAGGCCCCCCGTCCCCAGGGCGGCGAGTACCTGGGGCTGTACCTGGTGGACAAGAAGGTGGGCTACGTCTTCAACGACCTGGCCCCCGTCCCGGGCCGGAGTGACCGGGTGCGCAGCGTCAACGAGCTGCACTTCAAGGCGCAGGTGGGCGCCCGGCTCTCCGAGCGCGTCCACCGGGAAGAGCGCATCTACGAGTCGCGGCCCGGCGGCAAGCTGGTGGCCTTCACCATCGAGCAGCGGGGAGATGGCGGCAACCAGACGCTGGTGGGCACGGTGACGGCCGGCGGAATGAGCGTGGTGCGCAAGCGGCCGGGCCTGCCGGACGAGACGGTGAACCTGCCGGCCACGACGGAGGTGGTGGAGGACGCCGATCAGGTGCGCGTGGCGCTGCTGCGCCAGACGAACGTGAGCGGCAGCGCGATGGATGGGACGGACCTCGGCACCTACAAGGTGAGCACCACGGTGCAACCGGCGGAGGAGCGGCTCATCAGCGGCGTCAAGGTGAAGGTGGGCAAGGCCGTCAGCATGTCGGAGAAGGAGAAGGTGCCCGTCACGGCGTGGGTGGCCGAGGACGGACGGCTGCTGGAGCTGGAGTACGGCCAGACGATGAAGGCCCGGGCCGAGCCCGAGGAGATGGCCAAGCGGCTGGACATGGTGGAGGTGTTCGGCCTCACGCGCGTCGTGCTCCCCAAGGCGCTGCCGCCCGAGGCGCAGGCCATCCCCGGGCAGGTGAAGCTGGTGATGGAGAACCTGCCGGAGAAGTTCCAGCGCGACACCTACCGGCAGACGTACCAGGCGCAGCCGGACGGGCGCGTGCTGGTGACGCTGTCGGCGCGCCCGCCCGAGCCCAGGAAGCTCGCCCCGCGGCCCCTCAAGGATCCCGAGGGCGGCGAGAACCTCAAGAGCTCCATCATCGTCGAGAGCGACAGCACGCAGATCCGCGAGCTGGCCACGCAGCTGGTGGGCAACGAGAAGGACGCCTACTCGGCGGCGAAGAAGATCGTCGAGTGGGTGGCCACGAACCTGAAGAAGGACTACGGGGCGAGCGCGGACCGGGCCACTGACGTGCTGCGTCAACGCAAGGGGGACTGCACCGAGCACTCGCTGCTGACGGTGTCCCTGCTGCGCGCCTCGGGCATCCCCGCACGCAGAGTGGATGGAGTCATCTACATGGTGAACCAGGACGGGGTGCCGGCCCTCTACTGGCACGAGTGGGTGGAGGCCTTCGTGGGCGAGTGGACCCAGATGGACCCGACCTTCAACCAGGTGGTCGCGGATGCCACCCACTTCGGGGTGGGCCAGGAAGCCAACGCGGAAATTACTCCCCTCATTGGAACGCTCAAGGTCGTCGAGGTGAGGTAG